The Metabacillus litoralis genome contains a region encoding:
- the sspL gene encoding small, acid-soluble spore protein L has translation MSSEKKGNNRGRKAPSVNPQGHAEDVEFSTEPKSKLENAAKKKNTK, from the coding sequence ATGAGCAGTGAAAAAAAAGGTAACAATCGCGGAAGAAAAGCACCAAGTGTTAACCCACAAGGTCATGCTGAAGATGTTGAATTTTCAACTGAGCCAAAAAGCAAACTTGAGAATGCAGCTAAGAAAAAAAATACAAAATAA